One Pseudomonas sp. HOU2 genomic window carries:
- a CDS encoding MarC family protein — protein sequence MLHVLFSVYLKMLVLYSPFFVLSCFISLTRGYSRKEQRRLAWKVAIATLVSSVLLYLFGRVIFDVFGITADAFRIGAGSVLFISALGMAQGKPVVQSDNVQQDVTIVPLTIPLTVGPGTIGALLVMGVSQPHWDDKLTAIMSITLASFTVGVVLYLSNHIERVLGDQGLQIVSRLMGLFVCALAAQIIFTGIKGYLVS from the coding sequence ATGCTCCACGTGTTATTCAGCGTTTACCTGAAGATGCTGGTGCTCTACAGCCCGTTCTTCGTGTTGTCCTGCTTCATCAGCCTGACCCGGGGCTACTCGCGCAAGGAACAGCGGCGCCTGGCCTGGAAAGTGGCGATTGCCACGCTGGTCTCCAGCGTCCTGCTGTACCTGTTCGGACGGGTGATTTTCGATGTGTTCGGGATCACTGCGGACGCATTCCGCATCGGTGCTGGCAGCGTGCTGTTCATCTCGGCGCTGGGCATGGCCCAGGGTAAGCCGGTGGTGCAGAGTGACAACGTGCAGCAGGACGTAACGATCGTTCCGCTGACCATCCCGCTGACCGTCGGCCCCGGCACCATCGGTGCCCTGCTGGTGATGGGCGTCAGCCAGCCGCACTGGGACGACAAACTGACCGCGATCATGAGCATCACCCTGGCCAGTTTCACCGTCGGCGTGGTGCTGTATCTGTCCAATCACATCGAACGGGTTCTGGGCGATCAAGGCCTGCAGATCGTCAGCCGGCTGATGGGGTTGTTCGTCTGTGCGCTGGCGGCGCAAATCATCTTTACCGGGATCAAGGGCTACCTGGTGTCCTGA